A single window of Mycobacteriales bacterium DNA harbors:
- a CDS encoding RDD family protein gives MSKEAPYAAAERDYPETGPGSIATFGARLLAFLVDGILADLLAIVVNGGYHTSDRQNLSAYLAFLLIEVVFVTLAGQTPGMRVAGVAVLRETGSGKPKLRWVLVRTVLIAIVAPALVIDTEGRAMSDRAAGTVMLRTR, from the coding sequence GTGAGCAAGGAAGCGCCGTACGCCGCCGCCGAGCGGGACTACCCGGAAACCGGACCGGGAAGCATCGCGACCTTCGGTGCCCGGCTGCTGGCGTTCCTCGTCGACGGGATCCTTGCCGACCTGCTCGCGATCGTCGTGAACGGCGGCTACCACACCAGCGACCGGCAGAACCTCTCGGCGTATCTGGCCTTCCTGCTCATCGAGGTCGTGTTCGTGACGCTGGCCGGCCAGACCCCGGGGATGCGGGTCGCCGGAGTCGCCGTACTTCGGGAGACCGGCTCCGGAAAGCCGAAGCTGCGGTGGGTGCTGGTGCGGACCGTGCTGATCGCGATCGTGGCACCCGCCCTGGTGATCGACACCGAAGGGCGCGCGATGAGCGATCGGGCCGCCGGCACCGTGATGCT